A genomic region of Runella rosea contains the following coding sequences:
- the pepT gene encoding peptidase T — MSSTPSTVLDRFLRYVQIDTQSDPNSTAQPSTEKQKDLSRLLVTELFEMGVLDAHLDEHGYVYATLPANTTKYNVPVICFCSHVDTSPDCSGAGVKPIVHTKWDGSDIVLPDDLSQVLRQSEHPDLTAQIGNDIVTASGATLLGADNKAGVAEIMDAVYFLINNPDIKHGTIKILFTPDEEIGRGTAKVDLEKLGAAFGYTIDGESVGTLEDETFSADAVKITISGVSTHPGFAKGKLENALKIAADVLATLPKDTLSPETTEDMEGFIHPTNIEGILEKVTLGFIIRDFTVAGLHEKETYLKRILENVLTNYPHSTAHFEVIEQYRNMKEVLDQHPQVSDYALEAIRRSGLTAKRRSIRGGTDGSRLSFMGLPCPNIFAGEHAFHSKLEWVSVQDMQKAVEVIVNLCQIWEEKA; from the coding sequence ATGTCATCAACTCCCTCCACTGTGCTTGACCGATTTCTGCGATATGTTCAAATTGATACGCAATCAGACCCTAATTCCACCGCCCAACCTTCTACCGAAAAGCAAAAGGATTTGAGCCGATTGTTGGTCACTGAACTTTTTGAAATGGGGGTTTTAGACGCGCACCTCGATGAGCACGGGTATGTGTACGCCACGCTCCCCGCCAACACGACAAAATACAACGTACCAGTGATTTGTTTTTGTTCGCACGTCGATACTTCGCCCGATTGCTCAGGGGCAGGGGTAAAGCCAATCGTGCATACGAAGTGGGACGGTTCTGACATTGTATTGCCCGATGATTTATCGCAGGTGTTACGCCAATCGGAACATCCTGATTTGACTGCCCAGATTGGCAATGACATTGTGACCGCAAGCGGCGCGACGCTACTCGGGGCCGACAACAAGGCGGGTGTGGCAGAAATTATGGACGCTGTTTATTTTTTGATTAACAATCCGGACATCAAACATGGAACCATCAAAATTCTCTTCACACCAGATGAAGAAATTGGGCGCGGTACTGCCAAGGTAGATTTAGAAAAATTAGGGGCGGCTTTCGGGTATACTATTGATGGTGAGAGTGTTGGTACGCTGGAAGACGAGACTTTTAGCGCGGATGCAGTCAAAATTACGATTTCAGGCGTAAGTACGCACCCTGGTTTTGCGAAAGGGAAACTCGAAAATGCGCTTAAAATTGCGGCGGACGTGCTGGCCACATTGCCGAAAGATACATTGTCGCCCGAAACGACCGAAGACATGGAGGGGTTTATTCACCCGACTAATATTGAAGGAATTCTGGAAAAAGTAACCCTCGGATTTATCATTCGTGATTTTACAGTGGCAGGATTGCACGAAAAAGAAACGTACTTGAAGCGTATTCTGGAAAATGTTTTGACAAATTATCCACATTCTACTGCTCATTTTGAGGTGATAGAGCAATATCGAAACATGAAGGAAGTGCTGGACCAACACCCGCAGGTGAGCGACTATGCGCTGGAAGCGATTCGGCGCAGTGGCCTGACCGCCAAGCGGCGTAGTATTCGTGGGGGGACCGACGGGTCACGGCTTTCGTTTATGGGATTGCCGTGTCCAAATATCTTTGCGGGCGAACACGCGTTTCACTCAAAATTGGAATGGGTTTCGGTGCAGGATATGCAAAAGGCCGTCGAAGTGATTGTGAATCTTTGTCAAATTTGGGAAGAAAAAGCGTAG
- a CDS encoding sugar phosphate isomerase/epimerase family protein, translated as MTFQDNHLNRRQFLNQLGMVTAAGFVAKSAFATAKPWFTISLAEFSLAGSLFSGKLKNMDFPAKAKNEFGINAVEYVSMFWKDKGQDQAYLSELKQRTTDLGVRNVLIMVDSEGDLGASDAAKRLKAVENHYKWVDAAKFLGCHSIRVNMTGDGTPEELLKAGVDGYSKLVEYGEKVGIDIIIENHINVSTNPDWLVSLLKQIKSPNAGVLPDFGNFTERELPKTLTMEGYQNAKILHEFDKYEGVKKLMPFAKGVSAKTHTFDEKGNCTDVDFAKMMPIVKAGITPNFKGFIGIEYEGGFMKMMGSKENYLDEDAGIKATKALLEKALLS; from the coding sequence ATGACATTTCAAGATAATCACCTTAATCGTCGCCAATTCCTGAATCAATTGGGAATGGTTACTGCCGCAGGTTTTGTGGCCAAATCTGCCTTTGCTACTGCCAAACCTTGGTTTACCATTTCATTGGCCGAGTTTTCATTGGCAGGTTCATTGTTCAGTGGCAAGCTCAAAAACATGGACTTCCCTGCCAAAGCCAAGAACGAATTTGGCATCAACGCCGTAGAATACGTGTCCATGTTTTGGAAAGACAAAGGACAAGACCAAGCTTATCTCAGCGAACTCAAACAACGTACGACCGATTTAGGCGTTCGCAATGTGCTTATCATGGTTGACAGCGAAGGAGACCTTGGTGCAAGTGATGCTGCCAAACGCCTGAAGGCCGTTGAAAACCACTATAAATGGGTAGATGCGGCAAAGTTTTTGGGCTGTCATTCTATCCGGGTTAATATGACAGGCGACGGAACACCCGAAGAATTGTTAAAAGCAGGAGTTGACGGCTATAGTAAACTCGTCGAATACGGCGAGAAAGTTGGTATCGACATCATTATCGAAAACCACATCAATGTTTCAACCAACCCTGATTGGTTAGTGAGTTTGCTGAAACAAATCAAAAGTCCTAATGCAGGTGTTTTGCCCGATTTTGGCAACTTTACCGAACGCGAACTTCCCAAAACCCTGACGATGGAAGGGTATCAAAATGCAAAGATTTTGCACGAATTTGATAAATACGAAGGAGTAAAAAAGCTCATGCCTTTTGCCAAAGGAGTCAGTGCCAAAACGCATACATTTGATGAAAAAGGGAATTGTACCGATGTAGATTTCGCGAAAATGATGCCGATTGTCAAAGCTGGTATCACTCCCAATTTCAAAGGATTTATCGGTATTGAATACGAAGGTGGTTTTATGAAAATGATGGGTTCCAAAGAAAACTATTTAGACGAAGATGCTGGCATAAAGGCCACGAAGGCACTGTTGGAGAAAGCCTTATTAAGTTAA
- a CDS encoding NUDIX hydrolase, with amino-acid sequence MPLINELDDFLALKDRFIPQLSVDCVIFGFHNQQLKVLLLKLKNLDLWALPGGYVDQSEGIDEAAQRILEERTGLRDIYLEQFRVFGSADRSTKEFIQKIMEVHRPEAMNDSWVLQRYVSIGYYALVDFSKVNPKPDFLSESSEWFEMKQLPKLAFDHREIIQKALETLRITLDSKLVGSNLLPETFTMMELQSLYETILEMPLRRNNFQRKMLSLDILERVEKLYTGAANKAPYLYRFKKS; translated from the coding sequence ATGCCACTTATAAATGAACTTGATGATTTTTTAGCGTTAAAAGACCGTTTTATCCCTCAACTTTCAGTCGATTGTGTGATTTTTGGTTTTCATAATCAACAACTCAAAGTATTATTGCTGAAATTGAAAAACTTAGATTTATGGGCGTTACCTGGTGGGTATGTAGACCAGAGTGAAGGAATTGACGAAGCTGCTCAACGCATTTTGGAAGAGCGGACGGGCCTGAGAGATATTTATTTGGAGCAGTTTCGGGTATTTGGTTCGGCAGACCGCTCCACCAAGGAATTTATTCAAAAAATTATGGAAGTACACCGGCCCGAAGCAATGAATGATTCTTGGGTGTTGCAGCGATACGTTTCCATTGGATATTATGCGCTGGTAGACTTTTCAAAAGTGAACCCCAAGCCAGATTTTTTGTCAGAATCCAGTGAATGGTTTGAGATGAAGCAATTGCCAAAATTGGCCTTTGATCACCGCGAAATCATTCAAAAAGCGTTGGAAACCCTGCGTATAACGCTGGATTCTAAATTGGTAGGCTCCAATCTTCTGCCCGAAACATTTACGATGATGGAGCTGCAAAGCCTTTACGAGACTATTTTGGAGATGCCCCTTCGTCGGAATAATTTTCAGCGAAAAATGCTGAGTTTGGATATTTTGGAACGAGTCGAAAAACTGTACACGGGAGCTGCCAACAAAGCGCCGTATCTGTATCGATTTAAAAAATCGTAG
- a CDS encoding ThuA domain-containing protein has protein sequence MKKVNVNTQKSVRFLLLSWGLLICGAAMVFGQSPERRVLVFSKTAAFRHASIEAGKVAFQKMAQEKGFIVDLTEDATQFNPENLKRYRSVVFLNTTGDVLNANQQIDFEHYIQAGGGYLGIHAATDTEYDWPWYGRLAGAYFLDHPSVPSNVQKGKFIVAMKNHWATKGMPDEFERTDEFYAFKNISPSINVLLKIDEKTYQGGKNGDNHPMSWYQDFDGGRAFYTAMGHTDETFSEPLFLNHIWAGLNYVMGGDAPKPLDYTKARPDENRFTKVVLEEKLDEPMELSVLGDGRILFIQRKGEIRLYNTKTKQLKTIAKLDVNTKYTSKEGKVAEGEDGVLGLSKDPNFAQNHWIYLYYSPAGGEPKNILTRYELRGDELVMSSKKVILEVATQREECCHTGGSIAWDKAGNLYLSTGDNTNPHGSNGFSPSDERPGRESWDAQKSSANTNDLRGKIIRIKPQPDGSYTIPEGNLFPKGTPQTRPEIYTMGHRNPFRISVDQKTGFVYWGEVGPDANKPADDRGPAGHDEVGQARKAGNFGWPHFVGDNKAYNKFDFVNNKSGEKWDAAKPINTSPNNTGLKELPPAQKAFIWYPYGESPEFPMVGSGGRNAMAGPVFYSEEFKNAARAFPKYYDGKILTYDWMRGWIMAVTMDKDGNYVSMDRFMPSYKFSNPMDMEFDANGDLYMLEYGSGWFTANDDARLIRIEYNGGNRKPVVQVTADKMGGSVPFKVNLSSKGTIDADGDALKYSWKITSKDGFNKIVNEPNPTLALAKAGVYKATLTVTDAKGASNTQSLELTAGNEPPVLTFDLPKSNKTFFFANKSFDYEVKVSDKEDGSLANGKIKPEQVAVSIDYLAEGYDKIAIAQGHRSADASASFATGKKLIAASDCQACHSIDKKSIGPMYTAIAQKYKGDASAIEKLAKKVISGGSGVWGETPMAGHPQLSATDAGDMVKYILSLSNEKANPKSLPVAGSYTTKIPAGDKGQGVFILRASYEDQGSKGLPSLASEQTYTLRNAKISPHGFDKYESAAKMSFGGNDFVIPGKSGAYIGLTQADLTGIQRVELVVATPKAQLNAQGGNIELRLDSPTGKLIGESGFIEATDKGGFGGNAAKINLTPTEGIHDIYLVFQNPKAEGSLMVVMGIEFKTDTPAATNLPVVDATPKNDISAYAGKYKMTGLPFEYIEVKVKDGKVIMDAGGQGGEISATGTPDKFDADGKATVYFIRDESAHVSKIKLEAMGMVFEGKKE, from the coding sequence ATGAAAAAAGTAAACGTAAATACCCAAAAATCAGTCCGTTTCCTGCTACTTAGTTGGGGATTGCTGATATGTGGCGCAGCGATGGTTTTCGGGCAGTCGCCCGAACGCCGCGTGTTGGTTTTCAGCAAGACCGCTGCCTTCCGGCACGCTTCGATTGAGGCAGGAAAAGTCGCTTTTCAAAAAATGGCCCAAGAAAAGGGATTCATTGTGGATTTGACAGAAGATGCCACGCAATTCAACCCCGAAAACCTAAAACGGTATCGTTCGGTGGTATTCCTAAATACGACTGGCGACGTGCTCAACGCCAACCAACAGATTGATTTTGAGCATTATATCCAAGCAGGTGGCGGGTATTTAGGCATCCACGCTGCCACCGATACCGAGTACGACTGGCCGTGGTACGGACGCTTGGCGGGAGCGTATTTTTTAGATCACCCTTCTGTTCCAAGCAATGTGCAAAAAGGGAAATTTATCGTAGCCATGAAAAACCATTGGGCAACCAAAGGAATGCCCGATGAGTTTGAACGTACCGATGAATTTTATGCCTTTAAAAACATCAGCCCAAGCATTAATGTGCTCCTGAAAATTGATGAAAAAACCTATCAGGGAGGCAAAAACGGGGACAACCATCCCATGAGCTGGTACCAAGATTTTGACGGAGGAAGGGCATTTTACACGGCAATGGGGCATACTGATGAAACATTCTCGGAACCTCTTTTCCTTAATCACATCTGGGCTGGTTTGAACTATGTGATGGGAGGCGATGCTCCCAAACCTTTGGATTATACCAAAGCACGTCCCGACGAAAACCGTTTTACAAAAGTAGTTTTGGAAGAAAAACTTGACGAACCCATGGAACTTTCCGTGTTGGGCGATGGGCGCATTTTATTCATCCAACGCAAAGGAGAAATTCGACTTTATAATACCAAAACAAAGCAACTCAAAACCATTGCCAAGCTCGACGTAAACACCAAGTATACCAGCAAAGAAGGAAAAGTAGCAGAAGGTGAAGATGGCGTTTTGGGATTGAGTAAAGACCCTAATTTCGCCCAAAACCACTGGATTTACCTCTACTATTCACCCGCGGGTGGCGAGCCTAAAAACATCTTAACCCGTTACGAATTGCGCGGTGACGAGTTGGTCATGAGCTCAAAAAAAGTAATTTTGGAAGTAGCTACCCAACGCGAAGAATGTTGCCACACGGGGGGCTCCATCGCTTGGGATAAAGCGGGAAATCTATACTTATCAACGGGTGACAATACCAACCCACACGGCTCCAACGGTTTCAGCCCCAGCGACGAGCGCCCTGGTCGTGAATCATGGGATGCCCAAAAATCATCGGCCAACACCAACGATTTGCGCGGAAAAATCATTCGCATCAAACCGCAACCTGACGGTAGCTACACGATTCCCGAAGGAAATTTATTTCCCAAAGGTACACCACAAACCCGCCCCGAAATCTATACCATGGGCCACCGTAACCCATTCCGCATTTCAGTTGACCAGAAAACAGGTTTTGTGTATTGGGGCGAAGTAGGCCCCGACGCCAACAAACCCGCCGACGACCGTGGGCCTGCGGGACACGACGAAGTCGGACAAGCCCGCAAAGCGGGTAACTTTGGTTGGCCGCATTTCGTGGGCGACAACAAAGCATACAACAAATTTGATTTTGTTAACAATAAATCGGGCGAAAAATGGGACGCGGCTAAGCCCATCAATACCTCTCCCAACAACACTGGTTTAAAAGAACTACCACCCGCCCAAAAAGCCTTCATTTGGTATCCTTACGGCGAATCTCCCGAGTTTCCGATGGTGGGCAGCGGCGGTCGCAATGCCATGGCTGGACCCGTATTTTACAGTGAAGAGTTCAAAAATGCCGCTCGCGCATTCCCCAAGTATTACGACGGCAAAATCCTGACCTACGACTGGATGCGCGGCTGGATTATGGCCGTAACGATGGATAAAGATGGCAACTATGTTTCGATGGACCGTTTTATGCCAAGCTACAAATTCAGCAATCCAATGGACATGGAGTTTGATGCCAATGGCGATTTGTACATGCTCGAATACGGCTCGGGCTGGTTTACGGCCAACGATGATGCGCGTTTGATACGGATTGAATACAACGGCGGAAACAGAAAACCAGTAGTACAGGTAACTGCCGACAAAATGGGGGGCTCGGTTCCCTTCAAAGTAAACCTTTCGTCAAAAGGAACCATTGATGCAGACGGTGATGCGTTGAAATATTCTTGGAAAATTACCTCCAAAGACGGTTTTAACAAAATTGTAAACGAGCCCAATCCAACGTTGGCGCTGGCCAAAGCAGGGGTGTATAAAGCCACCTTAACCGTGACCGACGCAAAAGGCGCTTCCAATACTCAATCGTTGGAATTGACCGCTGGCAATGAGCCGCCAGTGCTAACATTTGACTTACCCAAAAGCAACAAAACCTTCTTTTTCGCTAACAAATCGTTTGACTACGAAGTAAAAGTAAGCGACAAAGAAGACGGAAGCCTCGCCAATGGAAAAATCAAACCCGAACAAGTAGCGGTCAGCATTGACTACTTGGCTGAGGGATATGACAAAATCGCCATTGCTCAAGGCCACCGCTCAGCAGATGCGAGTGCAAGTTTTGCCACTGGGAAAAAACTCATTGCTGCGAGCGACTGCCAGGCCTGTCACAGCATTGACAAAAAATCTATCGGACCCATGTACACCGCCATTGCTCAAAAATACAAAGGCGATGCCAGCGCCATCGAAAAACTCGCTAAAAAAGTGATCTCAGGTGGCAGCGGCGTATGGGGCGAAACGCCCATGGCGGGTCACCCACAACTTTCAGCAACTGATGCGGGCGATATGGTGAAATACATTTTGAGTCTTTCTAACGAAAAAGCCAACCCGAAATCGTTGCCAGTGGCAGGTTCTTACACCACCAAAATCCCTGCTGGCGACAAAGGTCAGGGTGTGTTCATTCTCCGGGCGTCTTACGAAGACCAAGGCAGCAAAGGGTTGCCATCGCTTGCCTCAGAACAAACCTATACCCTTCGGAATGCTAAAATAAGCCCGCATGGTTTTGACAAATATGAGTCGGCAGCCAAAATGTCTTTTGGCGGAAATGACTTTGTAATTCCAGGCAAATCGGGCGCTTACATAGGACTTACTCAGGCTGATTTAACAGGCATTCAGCGAGTAGAATTAGTCGTTGCTACCCCCAAAGCCCAGTTAAATGCACAAGGAGGGAATATTGAGCTTCGCTTAGATTCCCCTACGGGTAAACTCATCGGCGAATCTGGATTTATTGAAGCTACCGACAAAGGAGGTTTTGGAGGAAATGCCGCAAAAATCAACCTTACCCCCACCGAAGGCATTCATGACATTTATTTGGTATTCCAAAATCCAAAAGCGGAAGGCTCGCTCATGGTCGTGATGGGAATCGAATTCAAAACCGACACTCCTGCCGCAACCAATCTGCCCGTGGTCGATGCAACGCCCAAAAATGACATCAGCGCCTATGCTGGTAAATACAAAATGACAGGATTGCCTTTTGAATACATCGAAGTAAAGGTGAAAGATGGCAAGGTAATCATGGATGCTGGCGGACAAGGTGGCGAAATCAGCGCTACGGGCACCCCCGACAAGTTTGACGCCGACGGCAAAGCCACCGTTTATTTCATCCGTGACGAAAGCGCTCATGTTTCCAAAATAAAGCTTGAAGCCATGGGAATGGTGTTTGAAGGAAAAAAAGAATAG
- the tilS gene encoding tRNA lysidine(34) synthetase TilS: MHFLINVVEESPSATFFFYTYLCQANNRPMLQAFLRFITENQLFTPTDRLLLTVSGGIDSVVLTQLCHEAGFSFCIAHCNFQLRGEDSEGDEVFVRQLAQKYGVDCHVQRFETKVFAKKRGISTQMAARELRYPWFEEIRQQFHYDYILTAHHQDDLLETVLLNLTRGTGLAGLHGILPKKDRLVRPLLFAPRNNIQTFLTQNQLPWREDSSNASVDYSRNRLRHQVVPILRELNPNVAASVATLAERVKATENLLAASRKTIEAEIIRVEGSITRIDIAPLEQQVAPVELLAQWLTGLGFTYQQSKLIWLNRKGQTGKQYFSPTHTLTMNRGKWLVAPSQIPNSISYELHETGGEINYAGGHLAWAIGETTVSENKNEVAYMDADALTFPLNLRLWQPGDWFCPLGMKGKRKKISDFLVDAKVPRNRKDQVYVLESGGEIAWLVGFRLDERFKISDTTVKIIKFSQSISN; this comes from the coding sequence ATGCATTTTCTTATCAACGTCGTCGAGGAGTCTCCCTCGGCGACGTTCTTTTTTTATACGTATCTTTGCCAAGCCAATAACCGACCAATGCTGCAAGCTTTCTTACGTTTTATTACCGAAAACCAACTCTTTACGCCCACCGACCGATTATTGCTGACGGTGAGCGGGGGCATTGATTCGGTCGTTCTGACGCAACTTTGCCATGAGGCGGGGTTTTCTTTCTGCATTGCGCATTGTAATTTCCAATTAAGGGGCGAAGACTCCGAAGGCGACGAAGTATTTGTACGACAACTGGCTCAAAAATACGGCGTTGACTGCCACGTGCAACGGTTTGAGACCAAGGTATTTGCCAAAAAACGGGGCATTTCTACCCAAATGGCCGCCCGTGAATTGCGTTATCCTTGGTTTGAAGAGATCCGTCAGCAATTTCACTATGACTATATTCTCACCGCTCACCACCAAGATGACCTCCTTGAAACCGTCCTGCTTAATCTAACGCGGGGTACGGGCTTGGCGGGTTTGCACGGCATTCTGCCCAAAAAAGACCGTTTGGTTCGTCCGCTGCTTTTTGCCCCTCGAAATAACATACAGACTTTTCTTACGCAAAATCAATTGCCTTGGCGGGAAGACAGTTCCAACGCTTCCGTTGATTATTCCCGCAATCGGCTACGCCACCAAGTCGTTCCTATTTTAAGGGAACTCAATCCAAATGTAGCGGCCTCCGTCGCCACGTTGGCCGAGCGCGTCAAAGCAACCGAAAACCTGCTGGCAGCGAGCCGCAAAACCATTGAGGCCGAAATCATTAGGGTCGAAGGTAGCATAACGCGGATTGATATTGCGCCATTAGAACAGCAAGTTGCCCCGGTAGAGTTGTTGGCTCAGTGGCTCACGGGCTTGGGTTTTACGTACCAACAATCAAAACTCATTTGGCTCAACCGAAAAGGGCAAACGGGTAAACAGTATTTCTCACCAACGCACACATTGACCATGAACCGAGGTAAATGGCTTGTGGCTCCTTCCCAAATACCTAACTCCATATCCTATGAATTGCATGAAACTGGCGGTGAAATTAACTATGCTGGAGGGCATTTGGCATGGGCAATTGGGGAAACCACTGTTTCAGAAAATAAAAATGAAGTCGCTTACATGGATGCGGATGCGCTAACATTTCCGCTCAATCTTCGTCTTTGGCAGCCCGGCGATTGGTTTTGTCCGCTGGGAATGAAGGGAAAAAGGAAGAAAATAAGTGACTTTTTGGTCGATGCAAAGGTGCCCAGAAATCGAAAAGACCAAGTCTATGTACTCGAATCAGGCGGCGAAATCGCTTGGTTGGTAGGCTTTCGATTGGATGAGCGTTTTAAAATCAGCGACACAACTGTGAAAATAATAAAATTTTCACAATCCATATCCAATTGA
- a CDS encoding TonB-dependent receptor plug domain-containing protein produces MFRTSLLTLFAASFIVLSAFRFDDNWLDKIVAKFEAYQRNSPQEKAYLHLDRPYYSAGETIWFKAYLINSGSHSADSVSQVLYVDLVDKTTGKVVLLKKIEMIGGLGEGDLALKDSLKAGDYTVRAYTNWMRNFSEDFFFHRDLPIFRAEASPTVYPSNADDIDVQFMPEGGQLVMGLEGRVAFKATNILGKGADITGAVLNQANDTLVGFSTLKFGMGYFTITPEPGEKYRIEVRKPDGKYAKYPFPEPQKEGILMMVDNVSNKENVRVILKHNKAVSATSELALIAQTRGEIMYAAKTSMAKKMSLFSIPKASLPEGITQLTVFDEKGLPVCERLVFVNKNQPLSLELKADKAVYKSREKVELELTAKDAAGNPISGSFSLSVTDAGQVLEKEAYGVNIRSYTLLTSDLKGAVEQPSYYFDAKNPNNVRDLEVLMMTQGWRRFSWKNALEDSLVANKYFVEEGISLMGKVVRGNKKQPGKVKLTFMLQSNGKDSTRAVFMGETAETGEFAALNLDVRDTTNLLIQAVSERGNRNFDIVLDAFQPATVTVTKVPFNSIQFDANELAEYLKRADEYLQIERKIRESREKMLQEVVIKARKSDQVKKDSRRAIYGTPDASIKFDQINSSGAMTIFDVIQGRVAGVTVTGSGFNRTVQIRGSANFSGVVEPLFVLDGMPVDKASIMNIPPVDVEAVDILKGASAAIYGSRGGGGVIAILTKRGGENYDWSKDKEPVPGTLVTKLLGYSPVREFYAPRYDKAAPEHVRPDFRPTVFWAPMIQTDKEGKAKMSFFTSDAQTQLNLRVEGMTPKGQFGTATTQLKVQ; encoded by the coding sequence ATGTTCCGTACCAGCCTGTTAACACTTTTTGCGGCGTCTTTCATTGTGTTGAGCGCCTTTCGTTTCGACGATAATTGGTTAGACAAAATTGTGGCAAAATTTGAAGCCTACCAACGAAATTCTCCCCAGGAAAAAGCCTATCTGCACTTGGATCGTCCGTATTATTCGGCGGGTGAAACAATTTGGTTTAAAGCTTACTTAATCAACAGCGGCAGTCATAGTGCCGACTCAGTCAGCCAAGTTTTGTACGTTGATTTGGTCGATAAAACGACTGGAAAAGTGGTTTTATTGAAGAAAATTGAGATGATTGGCGGATTGGGAGAGGGAGATTTAGCTCTGAAAGACTCCCTCAAAGCGGGCGATTACACGGTCAGGGCCTACACAAACTGGATGCGTAATTTTTCAGAAGATTTCTTTTTTCATCGTGACTTGCCCATTTTTCGGGCGGAGGCATCACCGACAGTTTATCCTTCCAATGCCGATGACATTGACGTGCAGTTTATGCCCGAAGGCGGGCAATTGGTGATGGGATTGGAGGGAAGAGTAGCTTTTAAAGCCACCAATATTTTGGGTAAAGGGGCCGATATTACGGGGGCGGTGCTCAATCAGGCCAATGATACGCTGGTTGGGTTTTCAACGCTGAAATTTGGCATGGGGTATTTTACCATCACGCCCGAGCCTGGAGAGAAATACCGTATTGAGGTACGTAAGCCAGATGGTAAATATGCGAAATACCCTTTTCCTGAACCACAAAAAGAAGGAATCCTGATGATGGTGGATAATGTTTCCAACAAAGAAAATGTGAGGGTTATTCTTAAACACAACAAGGCTGTTTCGGCAACGAGCGAATTGGCGCTGATAGCCCAAACCAGGGGGGAAATAATGTACGCCGCCAAAACGTCGATGGCCAAAAAAATGTCACTTTTTAGCATTCCAAAGGCCAGTCTTCCCGAGGGAATTACGCAATTGACGGTTTTTGACGAAAAAGGTTTGCCCGTTTGTGAACGTCTGGTTTTTGTCAATAAAAATCAGCCTTTATCGCTGGAGTTGAAAGCGGATAAAGCAGTGTATAAAAGCCGTGAAAAGGTGGAGTTGGAACTGACGGCAAAAGACGCGGCGGGCAATCCCATCAGCGGGAGTTTTTCCTTGTCGGTGACTGATGCGGGACAAGTGCTTGAAAAAGAGGCGTATGGCGTAAATATTCGTTCGTATACCTTGCTGACATCCGACTTAAAGGGTGCGGTTGAGCAACCTTCTTATTATTTTGACGCTAAAAACCCTAATAACGTTCGTGACCTAGAAGTATTGATGATGACGCAGGGGTGGCGGAGATTTTCTTGGAAAAATGCTTTGGAGGATTCGCTTGTGGCCAACAAATACTTTGTGGAAGAAGGGATTTCGTTGATGGGAAAGGTAGTGCGTGGCAATAAAAAACAGCCCGGAAAAGTGAAGCTGACCTTTATGTTGCAATCCAACGGCAAGGATAGTACGCGTGCCGTTTTTATGGGTGAAACGGCAGAAACAGGCGAATTTGCGGCCCTAAACTTGGACGTGCGCGACACCACAAATCTGTTGATTCAAGCTGTGTCGGAGCGCGGAAACCGTAATTTTGACATCGTACTAGATGCTTTTCAACCCGCTACCGTGACCGTCACCAAAGTGCCTTTTAACAGTATTCAATTTGATGCCAATGAATTGGCCGAGTATTTGAAACGGGCGGATGAATATTTACAAATAGAGCGCAAAATCAGGGAAAGTCGCGAAAAAATGTTGCAGGAAGTAGTCATAAAGGCTCGAAAAAGTGACCAAGTAAAAAAAGACAGCCGCCGCGCTATTTACGGTACACCCGACGCCTCTATTAAATTTGACCAAATCAATTCCTCGGGAGCTATGACCATCTTTGACGTTATTCAGGGGCGCGTAGCGGGTGTCACCGTGACGGGTAGTGGGTTTAACCGCACGGTACAGATTCGAGGCTCGGCTAACTTCAGCGGAGTGGTAGAACCGCTGTTTGTGCTCGATGGAATGCCCGTCGATAAAGCCTCCATTATGAATATTCCGCCCGTGGATGTAGAAGCCGTTGATATTCTAAAAGGAGCATCAGCTGCCATTTATGGAAGTCGGGGTGGGGGCGGTGTCATTGCGATTCTGACCAAAAGAGGCGGTGAAAATTATGATTGGTCCAAAGACAAAGAGCCGGTGCCGGGTACGCTGGTAACCAAATTGCTGGGCTACAGTCCCGTCCGTGAATTCTATGCACCGCGCTATGATAAAGCAGCTCCCGAGCACGTACGGCCCGATTTTCGTCCGACGGTGTTTTGGGCGCCCATGATTCAGACCGACAAAGAAGGTAAAGCCAAGATGTCATTTTTTACGTCGGATGCCCAAACGCAACTCAATCTTCGGGTAGAAGGGATGACTCCTAAGGGGCAGTTTGGGACCGCGACGACGCAGCTGAAAGTGCAATAA